The following are from one region of the Erwinia billingiae Eb661 genome:
- the fepB gene encoding Fe2+-enterobactin ABC transporter substrate-binding protein, whose protein sequence is MTSAFLTRYPLLFSLLLIPFLAQADARPDWPRHLSTSKGEVVLKQPPRRIVSTSVTLTGSLLAIEAPVIASGVTQPGKRLADDRGFFRQWGDIASARGVKPLPTGEASLEAIAAQEPDLIVVSATGKDSAVTLYDRLSLIAPTLVINYDQQSWQQTERQLAKATGKETEAEASIQSFARRVAAVKAAIVLPPQPVSALVFNPQSQAANLWTRDSAQGQLLESLGFTLATVPAELAQAQRRLQRKDIIPLSGESLVTGINGQSVLMFAADQSGKLALLSAPLLAASPAVQHQQVYTLGNDSFRLDYYSANHLLTRLRDLFAAH, encoded by the coding sequence ATGACCTCTGCCTTCCTCACGCGTTACCCGCTACTGTTCAGCCTGCTTTTGATCCCCTTTCTCGCCCAGGCTGATGCCCGTCCTGACTGGCCGCGCCATCTTTCAACCTCAAAGGGGGAAGTTGTGCTTAAGCAGCCGCCGCGACGTATTGTTTCAACCAGCGTGACGCTTACTGGCTCATTACTGGCGATTGAAGCCCCGGTTATTGCCAGCGGGGTAACTCAGCCTGGAAAACGGCTTGCCGATGATCGGGGGTTCTTTCGTCAATGGGGCGATATTGCCAGCGCCCGCGGGGTAAAACCGTTACCCACAGGGGAAGCCAGTCTGGAAGCCATCGCCGCGCAGGAGCCAGATTTGATCGTGGTCAGCGCAACGGGAAAAGACTCAGCTGTCACGCTGTATGACCGACTTTCGCTGATTGCACCCACGCTGGTGATTAATTACGACCAGCAGAGCTGGCAGCAAACAGAGCGACAACTTGCAAAAGCCACCGGAAAGGAGACCGAAGCGGAGGCTTCTATTCAGTCATTTGCCAGACGAGTCGCTGCCGTCAAAGCGGCAATAGTATTGCCACCGCAGCCCGTCTCTGCACTGGTGTTCAATCCACAAAGTCAGGCCGCTAATCTCTGGACCCGCGACTCTGCGCAGGGGCAATTGCTGGAATCATTGGGGTTTACCCTGGCCACGGTGCCCGCTGAACTGGCTCAGGCGCAACGGAGGTTGCAACGCAAAGACATTATCCCACTCAGTGGCGAGAGCCTGGTGACGGGGATCAATGGGCAATCTGTATTGATGTTCGCCGCCGATCAATCTGGCAAATTGGCACTGCTGTCTGCGCCTTTACTGGCGGCGTCGCCTGCCGTTCAGCATCAGCAGGTCTATACGCTGGGGAATGACAGCTTCCGCCTTGACTACTACAGTGCAAACCATCTTTTAACGCGACTTAGGGATCTCTTCGCTGCTCACTGA
- the cgtA gene encoding Obg family GTPase CgtA, with the protein MKFVDEATILVAAGDGGNGCVSFRREKYIPRGGPDGGDGGDGGDVYMQADENLNTLIDYRFEKSFRSERGQNGQSRDCTGKRGQDIIIKVPVGTRIIDQGTGETLGDMMTHGQIQMVAKGGWHGLGNSRFKSSVNRSPRQKTMGTKGEVRDIQLELMLLADVGMLGLPNAGKSTFIRAVSAAKPKVADYPFTTLVPSLGVVRMDTEQSFVIADIPGLIEGASDGAGLGIRFLKHLERCRVLLHTIDLAPIDESDPIENARIILGELEKYSEKLFNKPRWLVFNKVDLLDQEEAESRAKAIADALGWTDKYYLISAANRTGVTPLCWDVMSFINANPKEAEEAQKQPEKVEFMWDDYHRQQLEEAEAESAVEVEDDDWDDDWDEEDDEGVEIIYKR; encoded by the coding sequence ATGAAGTTTGTTGATGAAGCGACGATACTCGTCGCTGCGGGCGATGGCGGCAATGGCTGCGTCAGCTTCCGTCGTGAGAAATATATCCCAAGAGGCGGTCCGGACGGCGGCGACGGTGGTGACGGCGGCGATGTCTACATGCAGGCCGATGAAAACCTCAATACCCTGATTGACTACCGTTTCGAAAAATCTTTCCGTTCAGAGCGTGGCCAGAATGGTCAGAGCCGTGATTGTACCGGCAAACGTGGTCAGGACATTATTATTAAAGTGCCGGTCGGCACCCGTATCATCGATCAGGGCACTGGCGAGACGCTGGGCGACATGATGACGCATGGTCAGATCCAGATGGTCGCGAAAGGCGGCTGGCATGGTCTGGGCAACTCCCGCTTCAAATCTTCCGTAAACCGTTCTCCTCGTCAGAAAACGATGGGGACCAAGGGTGAAGTGCGTGATATCCAGCTGGAACTGATGCTGCTGGCTGACGTGGGTATGCTTGGCTTGCCGAATGCCGGTAAATCAACCTTTATCCGTGCGGTGTCCGCCGCGAAACCAAAAGTGGCTGACTATCCGTTTACCACGCTGGTACCAAGCCTCGGCGTGGTTCGTATGGACACTGAACAGAGCTTTGTGATCGCCGATATCCCGGGTCTGATCGAAGGGGCATCTGATGGCGCGGGTCTGGGTATTCGCTTCCTGAAGCACCTTGAGCGCTGCCGTGTGCTGTTACACACCATCGATCTGGCGCCAATTGACGAATCCGATCCGATTGAGAATGCCCGCATCATCCTCGGTGAGTTGGAAAAATACAGCGAGAAGCTGTTCAACAAACCGCGCTGGTTAGTGTTCAACAAAGTTGACCTGCTGGACCAGGAAGAAGCGGAATCTCGTGCTAAAGCGATTGCTGATGCGCTGGGCTGGACAGATAAATACTATCTGATCTCTGCTGCCAACCGTACTGGCGTAACGCCATTGTGCTGGGATGTGATGTCCTTTATCAACGCCAATCCAAAAGAAGCGGAAGAAGCACAGAAGCAGCCTGAGAAAGTCGAGTTCATGTGGGATGACTATCATCGCCAGCAACTCGAAGAAGCTGAAGCAGAATCTGCTGTTGAAGTGGAAGACGACGACTGGGATGACGACTGGGATGAAGAGGACGACGAAGGCGTCGAAATCATCTACAAGCGTTAA
- the ispB gene encoding octaprenyl diphosphate synthase, with translation MNLEQINELTAQDMADVNATILEQLNSEVSLINQLGYYIISGGGKRIRPMIAVLAARAVNYTGKQHVTVAALIEFIHTATLLHDDVVDESDMRRGKATANAAFGNAASVLVGDFIYTRAFQMMTSLGSLRVLALMSEAVNVIAEGEVLQLMNCNDPDITEESYMRVIYSKTARLFEAAAQSSAILAEAVPEQEKALQDYGRFIGTAFQLIDDLLDYSADGKTLGKNVGDDLSEGKPTLPLLHAMRNGTPEQSQMIREAIEKGNGRHLLEPVLETMRQCGSLEWTRQAAEHEADKAISALKALPESPWRSALEALAHMSVQREY, from the coding sequence ATGAACTTAGAACAGATAAACGAACTCACCGCGCAAGATATGGCGGACGTCAACGCAACTATCCTCGAACAGCTGAACTCTGAGGTCTCCCTCATTAATCAGTTGGGTTACTACATCATCAGTGGTGGAGGCAAACGCATCCGTCCGATGATCGCTGTTTTAGCGGCTCGCGCCGTTAATTACACCGGGAAACAGCATGTTACCGTAGCAGCCCTGATCGAATTTATTCACACGGCCACGCTGCTGCATGACGATGTGGTGGATGAATCCGACATGCGTCGCGGCAAAGCCACGGCCAATGCTGCTTTTGGTAACGCGGCCAGCGTGCTGGTTGGCGACTTCATTTACACGCGTGCTTTCCAGATGATGACCAGCCTCGGATCGCTCCGGGTACTGGCGCTAATGTCTGAAGCAGTGAACGTTATCGCTGAAGGCGAAGTCCTGCAGCTCATGAACTGCAACGACCCGGATATCACCGAAGAAAGCTACATGCGGGTGATTTACAGCAAAACCGCCCGTCTGTTTGAAGCGGCAGCCCAATCTTCAGCCATCCTTGCTGAGGCTGTGCCAGAGCAGGAAAAAGCGCTGCAGGACTACGGCCGCTTCATTGGCACCGCTTTCCAGTTAATCGACGATCTGCTGGATTACAGCGCCGATGGTAAAACGCTCGGTAAAAATGTCGGTGATGACCTGAGTGAAGGCAAGCCTACCCTGCCGCTGCTGCATGCGATGCGCAATGGTACCCCTGAACAATCCCAGATGATCCGCGAAGCGATTGAAAAGGGTAACGGACGCCATTTATTGGAACCCGTTCTGGAAACCATGCGCCAATGTGGCTCTCTGGAATGGACGCGTCAGGCCGCGGAGCATGAAGCGGATAAAGCCATTTCGGCGCTTAAAGCACTGCCTGAATCACCCTGGCGCAGTGCGCTTGAAGCGCTTGCTCACATGTCAGTACAGCGCGAATACTAG
- the murA gene encoding UDP-N-acetylglucosamine 1-carboxyvinyltransferase, with protein MDKFRVQGPTRLSGEVTISGAKNAALPILFAALLAEEPVEIQNVPKLKDIDTTMKLLSQLGVKAERNGSVHLDASDVNIYCAPYDLVKTMRASIWALGPLVARFGQGQVSLPGGCAIGARPVDLHITGLEQLGAEIKLEEGYVKASVDGRLKGAHIVMDKVSVGATVTIMSAATLATGTTVIENAAREPEIVDTANFLNTLGAKITGAGSDRITIEGVERLGGGVYRVLPDRIETGTFLIAAAISGGKVLCHATQPDTLDAVLAKLREAGAEIQTGPDWISLDMHGKRPKAVNFRTAPHPGFPTDMQAQFSLLNLVAEGTGVITETIFENRFMHIPELIRMGAHAEIESNTAICHGVEKLSGAQVMATDLRASASLVLAGCIAEGTTIVDRIYHIDRGYEHIEDKLKALGANIERVSGEE; from the coding sequence ATGGATAAATTTCGTGTGCAGGGTCCGACCCGTTTAAGCGGGGAAGTCACTATTTCCGGCGCAAAAAACGCTGCGCTGCCGATCCTGTTCGCCGCTCTGCTGGCGGAAGAGCCTGTAGAGATTCAGAATGTCCCGAAACTGAAGGACATCGATACCACCATGAAGCTGTTAAGCCAGCTGGGTGTTAAGGCTGAGCGTAACGGTTCTGTGCATCTGGATGCCAGTGACGTCAATATCTACTGCGCACCTTATGATCTGGTGAAAACCATGCGCGCTTCCATCTGGGCGCTTGGCCCGCTGGTGGCCCGTTTTGGTCAGGGGCAGGTTTCTCTGCCTGGCGGTTGCGCCATCGGTGCCCGCCCTGTTGACCTGCACATTACCGGTCTGGAACAGCTGGGTGCTGAGATCAAGCTTGAAGAAGGCTATGTGAAAGCGTCCGTCGATGGCCGTCTGAAAGGCGCACATATCGTGATGGATAAGGTCAGCGTTGGCGCGACCGTTACCATCATGAGCGCAGCCACACTGGCTACCGGTACGACGGTTATCGAGAATGCTGCGCGCGAGCCAGAAATTGTGGACACCGCGAACTTCCTGAACACCTTGGGTGCGAAAATCACCGGTGCCGGCAGCGACCGTATTACCATTGAAGGCGTTGAGCGTCTGGGCGGCGGAGTTTACCGCGTTCTGCCTGACCGTATTGAAACGGGAACCTTCCTGATTGCTGCGGCGATTTCTGGCGGAAAAGTCCTTTGTCACGCGACTCAGCCGGACACGCTGGATGCCGTACTGGCTAAGCTGCGTGAAGCCGGTGCAGAAATTCAAACCGGTCCGGACTGGATCAGTCTGGATATGCATGGCAAGCGGCCTAAAGCGGTCAACTTCCGCACTGCGCCGCATCCGGGCTTCCCAACGGATATGCAGGCTCAGTTCAGCTTGCTGAATCTGGTGGCAGAAGGCACCGGTGTGATCACCGAGACCATCTTCGAAAACCGCTTTATGCACATCCCGGAGCTGATCCGTATGGGTGCGCATGCTGAGATAGAGAGCAACACCGCGATTTGTCATGGTGTTGAGAAGCTCTCCGGTGCTCAGGTAATGGCGACCGATCTGCGTGCGTCAGCCAGCCTGGTTCTGGCAGGTTGTATCGCAGAAGGCACCACAATTGTTGACCGTATTTATCATATCGACCGTGGCTATGAGCACATCGAAGATAAACTGAAGGCGCTGGGCGCGAACATTGAGCGCGTGAGCGGCGAAGAGTAA
- the rpmA gene encoding 50S ribosomal protein L27, with protein sequence MAHKKAGGSTRNGRDSNAKRLGVKRFGGESVLAGSIIVRQRGTKFHAGTNVGCGRDHTLFATANGKVQFEVKGPNNRKYISIVAE encoded by the coding sequence ATGGCACACAAGAAAGCTGGCGGCTCCACTCGAAATGGTCGCGATTCCAATGCAAAACGCCTCGGCGTTAAGCGTTTCGGCGGCGAATCTGTTCTGGCAGGTAGCATCATCGTTCGTCAGCGTGGAACCAAATTCCATGCGGGCACCAACGTAGGCTGCGGCCGTGACCACACTCTGTTTGCAACTGCAAACGGCAAGGTCCAGTTCGAAGTGAAAGGCCCGAACAACCGTAAATACATCAGCATCGTTGCTGAGTAA
- the mlaB gene encoding lipid asymmetry maintenance protein MlaB — protein sequence MSDQLSWRLEANQLHLSGELQRETLLALWKQRETVMKQIDTIDVSELDRVDSAGLALLVHLRQIALQQGKAPQFTGINDKLHSLITLYNLQQIIVSRG from the coding sequence ATGAGCGATCAACTGAGCTGGCGTCTTGAGGCAAACCAGTTACATTTGTCCGGCGAACTGCAGCGCGAAACCCTGTTAGCGCTGTGGAAGCAGCGCGAGACGGTAATGAAACAGATCGATACAATCGACGTTTCTGAACTGGATCGGGTTGATTCGGCTGGGCTGGCGCTGCTGGTCCATCTGCGGCAGATAGCATTACAACAGGGCAAAGCGCCCCAATTTACGGGCATCAACGATAAACTTCATTCGTTGATTACCCTGTATAACTTGCAGCAGATCATTGTTTCCCGCGGATAA
- a CDS encoding TonB-dependent siderophore receptor, which yields MTRFSRLSLTILAGLGGVALAQADTVDANGGTLMVTAAQQTLQAPGVSTITADEIKKRPPARDLSEIIRTMPGVNLTGNSTSGQRGNNRQIDIRGMGPENTLILIDGLPVSSRNSVRLGWRGERDTRGDTNWVPPEMVDHIEVIRGPAAARYGNGAAGGVVNIITKQASNEWHGAWNSYLNMPEHRSEGSTKRTNFSLSGPLSDAVSFMLYGNLSKTQADAQFINEGHQSLRTGTYADTVPAGREGVENKDIHGKLRWEFAPRQVLEFSAGYSRQGNLYAGDTQNTNTSALVQDNYGNETNRLYRQDFATTWTGVWDNGISTRSYAQYENTRNSRMNEGLAGGTEGIFSDSGFSTIQLDDVLLHSEISVPFELLVNQTATFGVEWNQQRMKDGASNTQALSGGNIEGIGSSNRSPYSSAEIFSLFAEDNIELTDSTTLVPGLRFDHHSIVGDNWSPSLNLSQALDDDFTLKLGIARAYKAPSLYQTNPNYVLYSRGQGCADSAGACYLMGNDDLKAETSINKEVGIEYKHEGYQAGITWFRNDYRNKIEAGYQPSGTSTSGGTDIYQWENVPKAVVEGLEGTVNLPLTESVSWNNNLTYMLQSKNKTTGDRLSIIPEYTLNSTLAWQATDALSLQSTLTWYGRQTPKKYNYKGESVSGTEQSTVSPYSIVGLSGTYDVNKYVSVTLGVDNVLDKRHFREGNAQTTGNATTNAYMYGAGANTYNESGRTWYMGLNTHF from the coding sequence ATGACCAGATTTTCACGCTTATCACTGACGATTCTCGCAGGACTGGGAGGCGTCGCGCTGGCTCAGGCAGACACCGTTGATGCCAATGGTGGCACGCTGATGGTGACGGCCGCGCAGCAGACGCTTCAGGCCCCAGGCGTTTCGACCATTACGGCCGATGAAATCAAAAAACGTCCTCCCGCCAGAGATCTCTCTGAAATCATTCGGACCATGCCAGGCGTCAACCTGACCGGCAACTCAACCAGCGGACAGCGCGGTAACAACCGTCAGATTGATATTCGTGGCATGGGTCCAGAAAACACGCTTATCCTGATTGACGGTCTGCCCGTTTCCAGCCGCAACTCGGTACGGTTAGGCTGGCGTGGCGAGCGTGATACGCGTGGAGACACCAACTGGGTTCCACCTGAAATGGTCGACCATATTGAGGTGATTCGCGGGCCTGCCGCAGCGCGCTATGGTAACGGCGCCGCAGGTGGCGTGGTGAATATTATCACTAAGCAGGCCAGTAATGAGTGGCATGGTGCCTGGAATAGCTATCTGAATATGCCGGAGCATCGCTCTGAAGGATCGACCAAACGCACCAACTTCTCACTCAGTGGGCCGCTCTCTGATGCCGTCAGCTTTATGCTGTATGGCAACCTCAGTAAAACGCAGGCTGATGCGCAGTTTATCAATGAAGGGCATCAGTCACTGAGAACCGGCACGTATGCTGATACGGTGCCGGCAGGGCGGGAAGGGGTGGAAAATAAAGATATCCACGGCAAATTGCGTTGGGAGTTTGCGCCACGCCAGGTACTGGAATTCAGTGCAGGCTACAGTCGGCAAGGAAATCTGTACGCCGGAGACACGCAAAATACTAATACCAGCGCACTGGTGCAGGACAACTATGGCAATGAGACTAACCGTCTCTACCGTCAGGACTTCGCCACCACGTGGACAGGCGTGTGGGATAACGGCATCAGCACCCGCAGTTATGCGCAGTATGAAAACACGCGTAACAGCCGGATGAACGAAGGGCTGGCAGGCGGTACGGAAGGGATTTTCTCCGACAGCGGCTTCTCCACCATCCAGCTGGATGACGTATTGTTGCACAGTGAAATCAGCGTTCCTTTTGAGCTGTTGGTCAATCAGACCGCAACGTTTGGCGTCGAATGGAATCAGCAACGCATGAAAGACGGGGCTTCCAATACTCAGGCGCTGTCCGGCGGTAACATTGAAGGGATCGGAAGCAGCAACCGCAGCCCTTACTCCTCTGCAGAAATATTCTCGTTGTTTGCTGAAGACAATATCGAGCTCACTGACAGTACCACGCTGGTGCCCGGTTTGAGATTTGATCACCACAGTATTGTCGGTGATAACTGGAGTCCTTCGTTGAACCTCTCACAGGCGCTGGACGATGACTTCACCCTGAAGCTGGGCATTGCCCGAGCCTACAAAGCACCGAGCCTTTACCAGACCAATCCAAATTACGTCCTGTACAGCCGTGGGCAAGGCTGTGCAGACAGTGCCGGCGCCTGCTATCTGATGGGAAATGACGACCTCAAAGCAGAAACCAGCATTAACAAGGAAGTGGGGATCGAGTATAAGCATGAAGGCTATCAGGCCGGGATCACCTGGTTCCGCAATGATTATCGCAATAAAATTGAAGCCGGCTATCAGCCAAGTGGCACCTCAACTTCAGGCGGTACTGATATCTACCAGTGGGAGAATGTGCCCAAAGCGGTAGTGGAAGGGCTGGAGGGAACGGTTAACCTGCCGCTGACTGAATCAGTAAGCTGGAACAACAATCTGACGTATATGCTGCAAAGCAAAAACAAAACGACAGGCGACCGCTTATCAATCATCCCGGAATATACCCTTAACTCGACGCTGGCCTGGCAGGCCACAGACGCGCTTTCCCTGCAAAGCACCCTGACCTGGTACGGTCGACAGACGCCGAAAAAATATAACTACAAGGGAGAGTCAGTCAGCGGGACGGAGCAATCGACGGTCAGTCCCTACTCCATCGTTGGCTTGAGCGGCACCTACGATGTGAACAAATACGTGAGCGTCACTCTTGGCGTGGATAACGTGCTGGATAAACGTCATTTCAGGGAAGGGAATGCACAAACAACCGGTAATGCCACGACCAATGCGTATATGTATGGCGCAGGGGCGAACACCTATAACGAATCGGGCCGGACCTGGTATATGGGCCTGAACACGCATTTCTGA
- the mlaC gene encoding phospholipid-binding protein MlaC: MFKRFLMMAMLVIAPVAANAAADQTNPYQLMNEAAGKTFTRLKTEQPKIKQDPDYLRQIVREELLPYVQIKYAGALVLGRYYKDATPAQRDAYFKAFGDYLAQAYGQALALYNGQTYQIAPEQSYADKTIIAIRVTIVDPNGRPPVRLDFQWRKNSRSGDWQAYDMIAEGVSMITTKQNEWSDTLRQKGIDGLTEQLKSYAKQPITLDKQQ; encoded by the coding sequence ATGTTTAAACGTTTCCTGATGATGGCAATGCTGGTTATTGCCCCGGTTGCAGCCAATGCGGCAGCAGATCAAACCAATCCTTATCAGCTGATGAACGAAGCGGCAGGGAAAACCTTCACCCGGCTGAAGACCGAGCAGCCTAAAATCAAACAGGATCCTGACTATCTGCGTCAGATCGTGCGTGAAGAGCTGTTGCCGTATGTGCAAATCAAATACGCCGGCGCGTTGGTGTTAGGTCGCTATTACAAAGATGCGACGCCTGCGCAGCGCGATGCGTACTTCAAAGCCTTTGGTGATTATCTGGCACAGGCCTATGGTCAGGCGCTGGCGCTGTATAACGGGCAGACTTACCAGATTGCTCCTGAGCAATCCTATGCAGACAAAACCATTATCGCGATCCGCGTCACCATTGTTGATCCGAACGGTCGTCCACCTGTGCGTCTGGATTTCCAGTGGCGCAAAAACAGCCGCAGCGGCGACTGGCAGGCGTATGACATGATTGCTGAAGGGGTAAGCATGATTACCACTAAGCAAAATGAGTGGAGCGACACGCTGCGTCAGAAGGGCATCGATGGCCTGACCGAGCAGCTGAAGTCTTATGCTAAACAGCCTATCACGTTGGATAAACAGCAGTAA
- the rplU gene encoding 50S ribosomal protein L21: protein MYAVFQSGGKQHRVSEGQTVRLEKLDIATGETIEFDQVLMIANGEDVSIGAPLVSGGLIKAEIIAHGRGDKIKIVKFRRRKHYRKQQGHRQWFTDVKITGISA from the coding sequence ATGTACGCGGTTTTCCAAAGTGGTGGTAAACAACACCGAGTAAGCGAAGGTCAGACCGTTCGCCTGGAAAAGCTGGACATCGCAACCGGCGAAACGATTGAATTCGACCAGGTTCTGATGATTGCCAACGGTGAAGATGTGTCAATTGGCGCGCCTTTAGTTTCAGGTGGCTTGATCAAGGCAGAAATTATTGCTCATGGTCGCGGCGACAAGATCAAGATTGTTAAGTTCCGTCGTCGTAAGCATTACCGTAAGCAGCAGGGTCACCGTCAGTGGTTTACTGACGTGAAGATCACTGGCATCAGCGCGTAA
- the ibaG gene encoding BolA family iron metabolism protein IbaG, with the protein METSEIQSVLMGALPLQEVHVTGDGSHFQVIAVGELFADLSRVKKQQTVYAPLMAYIADNRMHAVSIKTFTPEEWARDRKLNGF; encoded by the coding sequence ATGGAAACTAGTGAAATTCAATCCGTGCTGATGGGCGCGTTACCGTTGCAGGAAGTCCACGTTACTGGCGATGGCAGCCATTTTCAGGTTATCGCGGTAGGCGAACTGTTTGCCGATCTCAGCCGGGTCAAAAAACAGCAGACTGTTTATGCACCGCTGATGGCGTATATCGCTGACAACCGCATGCACGCAGTCTCCATCAAAACATTTACCCCTGAAGAGTGGGCGCGCGACCGTAAGTTAAACGGTTTTTAA
- a CDS encoding helix-turn-helix domain-containing protein: MVKFKDDWHNADIIASLRKKGTSLAGVSRDAGLCSSTLANALFRPWPKGEWLIADALQIHPAEIWPSRYYHPITKKLIDRKGLMR, translated from the coding sequence ATGGTCAAATTTAAAGATGACTGGCACAACGCAGACATTATTGCGAGCCTGCGCAAAAAGGGAACCAGTCTGGCAGGGGTTTCACGCGATGCTGGACTCTGCTCATCGACACTCGCCAATGCGCTATTTCGCCCCTGGCCAAAAGGTGAGTGGCTGATTGCGGATGCGCTGCAAATTCATCCCGCCGAGATCTGGCCAAGCCGCTATTACCATCCCATCACGAAAAAGCTTATCGACCGCAAAGGGCTGATGAGGTAA
- the mlaD gene encoding outer membrane lipid asymmetry maintenance protein MlaD, whose amino-acid sequence MQTKKSEIWVGVFLLLALFAALFLCLRVADLQSLGSTPTWKLYATFDNIGGLKSGSPVKVGGVVIGRVSDIELDPKTYSPRVTMDIEDQYNQLPDTSSLAIRTSGLLGEQFLALNVGFDDPDMGTAMLKDGSTIQDTKSAMVLEDLIGQFLYKSGNGNEKKDDSSAAPEANGQPAPAATTTP is encoded by the coding sequence ATGCAAACGAAAAAAAGCGAAATTTGGGTAGGTGTGTTTTTATTACTGGCGCTGTTTGCGGCACTGTTTCTTTGCCTGCGCGTGGCGGATTTGCAATCGCTGGGCAGCACGCCAACCTGGAAACTCTATGCGACTTTCGACAATATTGGCGGCCTGAAAAGCGGATCACCGGTCAAAGTGGGCGGTGTGGTGATTGGTCGGGTATCCGACATTGAACTTGATCCAAAAACTTACTCGCCGCGCGTTACGATGGATATCGAAGACCAATATAATCAACTGCCTGACACCAGCTCGCTGGCAATCAGAACCTCCGGTCTGTTGGGGGAGCAATTCCTGGCGCTGAATGTCGGTTTTGACGATCCCGATATGGGAACCGCTATGCTTAAAGATGGTAGCACCATTCAGGACACCAAATCGGCGATGGTGCTTGAAGACCTGATTGGCCAGTTCTTGTATAAGAGCGGCAATGGTAATGAGAAGAAAGATGATTCGTCGGCGGCACCGGAAGCTAACGGGCAACCCGCGCCGGCGGCTACGACTACACCATAA
- the fes gene encoding enterochelin esterase, with the protein MTALTSVIGTEAWWQSVAQQGTPFIAREKGKNALVTFLWRDPDGDEFHSAIRNVWLNIIGITDHHRGGLPHSLKRIAGTDVWQTTLSLSQGWRGSYSLMPDTADELPAEPLSMLSLRQWWQRKFPLAQPDRYNPLAGWQSGRGHWVSPLHMPAAPAQPEWQTEDNRLETLNLSWESVLLGNTRDVAILATGEENPLHRPLVILLDGKFWLMSQPVAAPLATLTRSGDLPEAVYIFIDSVDNSLRAAELPCNPLFWQAIQQELLPELRRKIAFSGQAKNTVVVGQSFGGLAAVYAVLNWPERFGCALSQSGSFWWPRRDHQPEQATGLLIQQVVKGIAGMPGQRIALDAGWHEKIILDSNRQLYPLLVDAGLDVRFREIDGGHDALCWRGGITDGLKWLWSDSVSSEEIPKSR; encoded by the coding sequence ATGACGGCTTTAACATCTGTAATCGGAACAGAGGCCTGGTGGCAATCTGTCGCTCAACAAGGCACCCCATTTATCGCCAGGGAAAAGGGAAAAAACGCCTTAGTGACTTTCCTCTGGCGCGATCCTGACGGGGATGAGTTCCACTCGGCGATCCGCAACGTCTGGCTGAACATTATCGGCATAACCGACCATCATCGTGGTGGGCTGCCCCACTCTCTTAAGCGCATTGCTGGAACCGACGTCTGGCAGACCACTCTGTCCCTGAGCCAGGGCTGGCGTGGCAGCTACTCTTTGATGCCTGACACCGCAGATGAGTTGCCCGCAGAACCGCTTTCGATGCTTTCCCTGAGACAGTGGTGGCAGCGGAAATTCCCACTGGCACAACCCGATCGTTATAATCCGCTGGCGGGCTGGCAAAGCGGACGTGGTCATTGGGTGTCTCCGCTGCATATGCCTGCAGCACCAGCGCAACCCGAGTGGCAGACTGAGGATAATCGGCTTGAAACCCTGAACTTGAGCTGGGAGAGCGTGTTACTGGGTAATACCCGAGACGTGGCGATACTGGCCACCGGCGAAGAAAATCCCCTTCATCGTCCACTGGTGATCCTGCTTGACGGGAAATTTTGGCTAATGAGTCAACCTGTTGCAGCGCCATTGGCAACGCTGACACGCAGCGGAGACCTGCCTGAAGCGGTATACATATTTATCGATTCGGTGGATAACTCGCTGAGAGCCGCAGAGCTCCCCTGTAATCCGCTCTTCTGGCAGGCCATTCAACAGGAATTGTTACCCGAACTGCGGCGGAAAATCGCGTTTTCCGGGCAAGCAAAAAATACCGTTGTTGTTGGACAGAGTTTTGGTGGCCTCGCGGCGGTGTATGCGGTGCTGAACTGGCCTGAACGCTTTGGCTGTGCGCTTAGTCAGTCAGGATCTTTTTGGTGGCCACGCCGGGATCACCAACCTGAGCAAGCGACAGGGTTGTTGATACAACAGGTTGTAAAGGGAATTGCCGGAATGCCCGGGCAACGCATTGCACTGGATGCAGGCTGGCATGAGAAAATCATTCTTGATTCGAACCGGCAGTTATATCCCCTGCTGGTCGATGCTGGCCTTGATGTCCGCTTTCGGGAGATTGACGGCGGTCATGATGCCCTCTGCTGGCGCGGAGGGATCACGGACGGACTTAAGTGGTTATGGTCCGACTCAGTGAGCAGCGAAGAGATCCCTAAGTCGCGTTAA